One genomic segment of Hymenobacter psoromatis includes these proteins:
- a CDS encoding complex I subunit 4 family protein yields MLTAFLVFFPLAAALVLHFAKGSAARVLALGASLVELAVAAFAAFVFVRNGPGRFDLNLNWIPSAGITFHLGIDGLSLCLVLLTAVLVPIILATAFRHKEYDNPGAFYALVLFMQTGLLGVFTALDAFVFYFFWEVALIPIYFLAGAWSRSDRRIQITFKFFLYTIIGSLFMLAGFVYLYLQTGPAAGSLAAHSSDIQAFYTAGHQLGAAQQSWLFWLIFAAFAVKMPIFPFHTWQPDTYTESPAPATMLLSGIMLKMGIYGCLRWLLPVVPLGTSQWQQLVVVLAIIGIIYGAIIAIRQHDMKRLIAYSSLSHVGLMIAGVFSLKDIGLQGAVIQMLAHGVNVVGMFLVADAIERRTGTRHIADLGGLTRRTPLLSVCFIVMLLSTVALPLTGGFVGEFLLLAGVYEFNMWAGAVAGLTIIFSAVYLLRMYQRVMLGPPSAHSDTITDLSGAELAMFAPLILLVFWLGLFPGTFLHLSEPTISSILTAVGR; encoded by the coding sequence ATGCTGACAGCTTTTCTAGTCTTTTTCCCGCTGGCCGCCGCCCTAGTGCTGCACTTTGCCAAAGGCAGCGCGGCCCGCGTTCTGGCCCTGGGGGCTTCTTTGGTAGAATTAGCCGTGGCCGCGTTCGCGGCATTCGTCTTCGTCCGCAACGGGCCGGGGCGTTTCGACCTCAACCTCAACTGGATACCATCGGCGGGTATCACCTTTCACCTGGGCATTGACGGCTTGAGTTTGTGCCTGGTGCTGCTCACGGCGGTGCTAGTACCGATTATTCTGGCCACCGCTTTTCGGCATAAAGAATACGACAACCCTGGCGCGTTCTACGCCCTGGTGCTATTCATGCAAACCGGCCTACTGGGCGTGTTCACGGCCTTGGATGCGTTCGTGTTCTACTTTTTCTGGGAAGTGGCGCTGATTCCGATTTACTTCTTGGCCGGGGCCTGGAGCCGCTCGGACCGCCGCATTCAGATTACGTTTAAGTTCTTCTTATACACCATTATCGGCTCGCTGTTTATGCTGGCCGGCTTCGTGTATCTGTACTTGCAGACCGGCCCGGCCGCCGGCTCACTGGCCGCGCACTCCTCCGATATTCAGGCGTTTTACACGGCCGGGCACCAGCTGGGCGCGGCGCAGCAGTCGTGGCTGTTCTGGCTCATTTTCGCGGCTTTCGCGGTGAAGATGCCGATTTTTCCCTTCCACACCTGGCAGCCCGATACGTACACCGAGTCGCCGGCCCCGGCCACGATGCTGCTCTCGGGCATTATGCTCAAAATGGGTATTTACGGCTGCTTGCGCTGGCTGCTGCCGGTGGTGCCGCTGGGCACCAGCCAGTGGCAGCAGCTGGTGGTGGTGCTGGCCATTATCGGCATTATCTACGGCGCAATTATCGCCATCCGACAACACGACATGAAACGGCTCATCGCCTACTCCTCGCTCTCACACGTGGGGCTGATGATTGCCGGCGTGTTCTCGCTCAAAGACATTGGCTTGCAGGGTGCGGTTATCCAGATGCTGGCCCACGGCGTAAACGTGGTGGGCATGTTCCTGGTGGCCGATGCCATTGAGCGGCGTACCGGCACCCGCCACATTGCCGACCTCGGCGGCCTCACCCGCCGCACACCGCTGCTGAGCGTATGCTTTATCGTGATGCTGCTCAGCACGGTAGCCCTACCCCTCACGGGAGGATTCGTGGGTGAGTTTCTGCTGCTGGCGGGCGTCTACGAGTTCAACATGTGGGCGGGCGCGGTGGCCGGCCTCACCATCATTTTCTCGGCCGTATACCTGCTGCGCATGTACCAGCGTGTGATGTTGGGGCCGCCCTCGGCTCATTCTGACACCATCACCGACCTGAGCGGGGCTGAGCTGGCCATGTTTGCGCCGCTTATTCTGCTGGTTTTCTGGCTGGGCCTGTTTCCCGGCACCTTCCTGCATTTATCCGAGCCTACCATCAGCAGCATTCTGACGGCGGTGGGTAGGTAG
- the mnmH gene encoding tRNA 2-selenouridine(34) synthase MnmH, translating to MPRYPITDFLSAAGGPILDVRAPAEYVQGHMPGALSLPLFTDDERARIGTTYKQINPDKAVLMGLDFFGPKMRALVEEAKRLAPGQEVRLHCWRGGMRSGAVQWLLELAGFRVNLLDKGYKEYRQWVLAEMARPQAMRVLGGYTGSGKTAVLHALAAQGEPVLDLEGLAHHLGSSFGALGQLPQPTQEQFENNLAAALASLPPDKPAWVEDESRNIGSLTIPTPLFTQMQAAPLLVLSVPPAARVRYLAGSYGRQDAGGLALAVLRISKRLGGLVTKEALGAIADGDMPRMVELVLAYYDKTYGFGLKDRPAVTVAAEGTDAVANAARVLAAVTKTELSC from the coding sequence ATGCCTCGCTACCCGATTACCGACTTTTTGAGCGCCGCCGGCGGTCCTATCCTCGACGTGCGCGCCCCGGCCGAGTACGTGCAGGGCCACATGCCGGGCGCGCTCAGCCTACCCCTGTTCACCGACGACGAGCGGGCCCGCATCGGTACCACCTACAAGCAAATCAACCCCGACAAAGCCGTGCTAATGGGCCTCGATTTTTTCGGCCCCAAAATGCGCGCGCTGGTCGAAGAGGCCAAACGTCTGGCTCCCGGCCAGGAAGTGCGGCTGCACTGCTGGCGCGGCGGCATGCGCAGCGGGGCCGTGCAGTGGCTGCTGGAGCTGGCCGGCTTCCGGGTCAATTTATTGGATAAAGGCTACAAGGAATACCGCCAGTGGGTGCTGGCCGAAATGGCCCGCCCGCAAGCCATGAGGGTGCTGGGCGGCTACACCGGCAGCGGCAAAACGGCCGTGCTGCACGCGCTGGCCGCCCAGGGCGAGCCGGTGTTGGACTTGGAGGGCCTGGCCCATCACCTGGGCTCATCGTTTGGGGCGCTGGGCCAGCTGCCGCAGCCCACCCAGGAGCAATTTGAAAATAACCTGGCCGCCGCGCTGGCCTCCCTACCCCCCGATAAACCCGCGTGGGTCGAGGATGAGAGCCGCAATATCGGCAGCCTCACCATCCCTACCCCCCTCTTTACCCAGATGCAGGCCGCCCCGCTGCTGGTGCTGAGCGTGCCGCCCGCAGCCCGCGTGCGCTACCTGGCCGGCAGCTACGGCCGCCAGGATGCCGGCGGCCTGGCTCTGGCCGTGCTGCGCATCAGTAAGCGCCTCGGTGGCCTCGTGACCAAAGAAGCCCTCGGGGCCATCGCTGACGGCGATATGCCCCGCATGGTGGAGCTGGTGCTGGCTTATTATGATAAAACCTACGGCTTTGGGCTAAAGGACCGGCCAGCCGTGACGGTAGCCGCGGAGGGTACCGACGCGGTAGCCAACGCGGCGCGGGTGCTGGCGGCGGTTACTAAAACTGAATTGTCATGCTGA
- the selD gene encoding selenide, water dikinase SelD has translation MTTPDLDHIRLTQYSHGAGCGCKIAPSVLDKILHSSLPQPNYENLLVGNGSRDDAAVYRLPGQAGQCVISTTDFFMPIVDDAFDFGRIASANAISDVYAMGGRPLLAIAVLGWPIDKLAPEVAARVTEGARAICAEAGIPLAGGHSIDSPEPIFGLAVTGLVDEKHLKRNDTAVPGCRLYLTKPVGVGILTTAQKREILRPEDADVAPAQMRQLNKIGAALGELAGVRAMTDVTGFGLLGHLAEVCEGSGVQAVIDYLRVPRLPQAERYLLQGAVPGGTVRNFQSYGHKVGPLTDEQKFYLCDPQTSGGLLVAVEPASEAAAQAIFAAHGLELESFGELRAHPEGEPWIVVE, from the coding sequence ATGACTACCCCCGACCTCGACCACATTCGCCTCACCCAATACAGCCACGGCGCGGGCTGCGGCTGCAAAATCGCGCCCAGCGTGCTCGATAAGATTCTGCACAGTAGCCTACCTCAGCCCAACTACGAGAACCTGCTGGTGGGTAACGGCAGCCGCGACGACGCGGCCGTATACCGCCTCCCCGGCCAAGCTGGGCAATGCGTCATCAGCACCACCGATTTTTTTATGCCCATCGTGGACGATGCCTTCGACTTCGGGCGCATCGCCTCGGCCAATGCCATTTCGGACGTGTACGCGATGGGCGGGCGGCCGCTGCTGGCTATCGCGGTGCTGGGATGGCCCATTGATAAGCTCGCGCCAGAGGTAGCAGCCCGCGTCACGGAGGGCGCGCGCGCCATTTGCGCCGAGGCGGGCATTCCGCTGGCCGGCGGCCACAGCATCGACTCGCCGGAGCCGATTTTTGGGCTGGCCGTCACGGGTTTGGTTGATGAAAAGCACCTCAAGCGCAATGACACGGCCGTGCCCGGCTGCCGCCTCTACCTCACCAAGCCAGTGGGGGTAGGGATATTAACCACGGCCCAGAAGCGCGAAATTCTGCGGCCCGAAGATGCCGACGTGGCCCCGGCCCAGATGCGGCAGCTCAACAAAATCGGGGCCGCGCTGGGCGAGTTGGCCGGTGTGCGGGCCATGACCGACGTTACCGGCTTCGGCCTGCTGGGTCACCTGGCCGAGGTCTGCGAAGGCAGTGGCGTACAGGCCGTTATCGATTACCTAAGAGTGCCGCGCTTACCTCAGGCCGAGCGCTACCTGCTGCAAGGCGCGGTGCCGGGCGGCACGGTGCGCAACTTCCAGAGCTACGGCCACAAGGTAGGCCCGCTCACCGACGAGCAGAAATTCTACCTCTGCGACCCGCAAACCTCCGGCGGCCTGCTGGTGGCCGTGGAGCCGGCCAGCGAAGCTGCCGCCCAGGCCATCTTCGCGGCTCATGGTTTGGAGCTGGAAAGCTTCGGTGAGCTGCGGGCGCACCCCGAGGGTGAGCCGTGGATAGTGGTGGAATAA
- a CDS encoding glutamate--tRNA ligase family protein: MTNVKNKTPQAPTGRLAPTPSGYLHLGNAVNFVLTWLLVRWAGGTLHLRIDDLDRARLRRIYLENIFRVIDWLKIDYDHGPTGPDDFLRYHSQLLHLPDYNRILRRLAQQPGLVRGSQRTRTSTAGSRAVPLTTPGAAWRAQVPAGTVIDFADGGQGAVRVPLAAAMPDFIVRRKDGVAAYQLASVVDDLRLGTTLVVRGLDLLPSTAAQLWLAAQLSETQPFNGGQVHFFHHDLLTDATGQKLSKSTQVTGDAGILGHTQGPAVVYRAVARLLGLPPAAGESLATLAAAPRPSTSAMIQ, encoded by the coding sequence ATGACAAACGTTAAAAATAAAACTCCACAAGCACCAACCGGCCGTCTGGCCCCTACCCCCAGCGGCTATCTGCACCTCGGCAATGCGGTCAACTTCGTGCTAACCTGGCTACTGGTACGCTGGGCGGGCGGCACGCTGCACCTGCGCATCGACGACCTGGACCGCGCCCGGCTGCGGCGGATTTATCTGGAAAATATTTTTCGGGTAATTGACTGGCTGAAAATAGATTACGACCACGGCCCCACCGGGCCCGACGACTTTTTGCGGTACCACTCGCAGCTGCTGCACCTGCCCGACTACAACCGCATATTGCGCCGCCTGGCCCAGCAGCCGGGCTTGGTGCGCGGCAGCCAGCGCACCCGCACCAGCACGGCGGGGAGTAGGGCCGTGCCGCTAACCACGCCAGGGGCGGCCTGGCGGGCGCAGGTGCCCGCTGGTACCGTCATTGACTTCGCGGATGGCGGCCAAGGCGCCGTGCGCGTACCGCTGGCCGCGGCGATGCCCGATTTCATCGTGCGGCGCAAAGACGGGGTAGCGGCCTACCAGCTAGCTTCGGTAGTAGATGACCTACGGCTGGGCACCACGCTCGTCGTGCGGGGCCTCGACTTGCTGCCCAGTACGGCCGCCCAGCTCTGGCTAGCGGCCCAGCTTTCCGAAACTCAGCCCTTTAATGGCGGACAAGTGCACTTTTTTCACCATGATTTACTGACTGATGCCACTGGCCAGAAGCTCAGTAAATCGACCCAGGTCACCGGCGACGCGGGCATCCTGGGCCATACCCAGGGGCCGGCCGTAGTATACCGCGCCGTGGCCCGGCTGCTGGGCCTGCCGCCCGCGGCGGGCGAGTCGCTGGCGACGCTCGCCGCTGCGCCGCGACCCAGCACGAGTGCTATGATTCAGTAA
- a CDS encoding dihydrofolate reductase codes for MVSLIVAAADDGVIGRQGQLPWHLPADLKHFKTHTLGRPVVMGRRTFESIGRPLPGRANIVVTSTPAWPAPPGVLLAHSLPDALALAAAQPGGEEVCVIGGGEIYRQALPAADMVHLTEVHTTVPDGDAFFPALSPTTWREETRERHEPDERNALAYSFVTLRRR; via the coding sequence ATGGTTTCTCTGATTGTAGCCGCGGCCGACGACGGCGTAATCGGCCGGCAGGGCCAACTGCCCTGGCACCTGCCCGCCGATTTGAAGCACTTTAAAACCCACACCCTGGGCCGCCCCGTGGTGATGGGCCGGCGCACGTTTGAAAGCATCGGCCGGCCGCTGCCGGGCCGGGCCAACATTGTGGTAACCAGCACGCCCGCCTGGCCGGCACCGCCTGGCGTGCTGCTGGCCCACTCGCTGCCCGACGCCCTGGCCCTGGCTGCCGCCCAGCCCGGCGGCGAGGAGGTCTGCGTTATCGGCGGCGGCGAAATCTACCGCCAGGCGCTGCCCGCCGCCGACATGGTGCACCTCACCGAAGTGCACACCACCGTGCCTGATGGCGATGCCTTCTTCCCCGCGCTCTCCCCCACCACCTGGCGCGAGGAAACCCGCGAGCGCCACGAGCCCGACGAACGGAACGCGCTGGCCTACAGCTTCGTGACGCTGAGAAGACGGTAA
- the fmt gene encoding methionyl-tRNA formyltransferase yields the protein MPTPLRLIFMGTPDFAVPTLETLLTLPEAEVMAVVTGPDRPAGRGRQLHASAVKVAALAHGLPVLQPTNLKDPVFQEELKRYAADLQVVVAFRMLPEAVWAMPRLGSVNIHASLLPQYRGAAPINWALMHGDQETGVSSFFLRHEIDTGDLILQDKIVIAPADDFGSLYDKLKVAGAVLAARTVTAIAAGRAPSTPQPPTLHLRPAPKLTKETGRLDFQRPAQELVNQVRGLAPAPAAYTALPDGRGLKILRAAALPSPTPPAGTWATDGRQHLRVATPSGWLDLLEVQIEGKKRMSVEEFLRGNKLVLS from the coding sequence ATGCCTACCCCCCTGCGCCTCATCTTCATGGGCACGCCCGATTTTGCCGTGCCCACCCTCGAAACCCTGCTCACCCTGCCCGAGGCGGAGGTGATGGCCGTGGTCACCGGGCCCGACCGGCCCGCCGGGCGCGGGCGGCAGCTGCACGCCTCGGCCGTGAAGGTGGCCGCACTGGCCCACGGCCTGCCCGTGCTGCAGCCCACTAATTTGAAAGACCCAGTCTTCCAAGAAGAATTAAAACGCTACGCTGCTGATTTGCAGGTAGTGGTAGCTTTTCGGATGCTGCCCGAGGCCGTGTGGGCGATGCCGCGCCTGGGCTCGGTTAATATCCACGCCTCGCTGCTGCCGCAATACCGCGGCGCGGCCCCCATCAACTGGGCCCTGATGCACGGCGACCAGGAAACGGGCGTCAGCAGCTTCTTTCTACGCCACGAGATTGATACCGGCGACCTCATTTTGCAGGATAAAATCGTCATTGCACCCGCTGATGACTTTGGGTCTTTATATGATAAGCTGAAGGTGGCCGGCGCGGTGCTGGCAGCCCGCACGGTGACGGCCATTGCGGCGGGCCGCGCGCCCAGCACCCCGCAGCCCCCTACCCTCCACCTGCGCCCCGCCCCCAAACTGACCAAGGAAACCGGCCGGCTCGACTTCCAGCGCCCCGCCCAGGAGCTGGTAAACCAGGTGCGGGGCCTCGCGCCGGCCCCCGCCGCCTACACGGCCCTGCCCGATGGCCGGGGCCTGAAAATATTGCGCGCCGCCGCCCTGCCCAGCCCTACCCCCCCCGCCGGTACCTGGGCCACCGATGGCCGCCAGCACCTGCGCGTAGCGACCCCCAGCGGCTGGCTCGACCTACTAGAAGTGCAGATAGAAGGGAAAAAGCGAATGTCGGTCGAAGAGTTTTTGCGGGGTAATAAGTTAGTTTTGAGCTAA
- a CDS encoding exo-beta-N-acetylmuramidase NamZ domain-containing protein yields MGAAQLPRYLPLLRGQRVGLVVNQTSRVGRTYVADTLKALGVNLTAIFAPEHGFRGEAADGATIANGRDARTGAPVLSLYGKTKKPTPDMLANVDVLVFDIQDVGVRFYTFISTLHYVLEAAAEQGKPVIVLDRPNPNGAVVDGPVLEAQHRSFVGLDPLPICHGLTVGELARMLNGEKWLAGGRQCRLTVVPVAGGYTHATPYPLPVRPSPNLPTARAVALYPSICLFEGTNVSVGRGTDQPFEVIGAPSQPAARPYQFTPQPNAGSPTPPLNGQRCYGLDLRQPAPGAPSEFFTLRYLLDFYQQSADKPHFFTKYFEQLAGTDSLRAQVIAGRSEASIRASWEPRLGEYKALRKKYLLYPDK; encoded by the coding sequence GTGGGTGCCGCGCAGCTACCGCGCTACCTGCCGCTGCTGCGGGGCCAGCGCGTGGGCCTGGTCGTGAACCAGACTTCCCGCGTGGGCCGCACTTACGTGGCCGACACGCTGAAGGCGCTGGGCGTCAACCTGACCGCCATTTTTGCGCCCGAGCACGGTTTCCGGGGCGAGGCCGCCGACGGGGCCACCATTGCCAACGGGCGCGATGCCCGCACTGGTGCGCCGGTGCTGTCGCTCTACGGTAAAACCAAGAAGCCTACCCCCGACATGCTGGCCAATGTGGACGTGCTGGTGTTTGATATCCAAGATGTTGGCGTGCGGTTCTACACGTTCATCAGCACCCTGCACTACGTACTGGAGGCCGCCGCCGAGCAGGGTAAGCCGGTCATCGTGCTGGACCGGCCCAACCCCAACGGCGCGGTAGTGGACGGCCCGGTGCTGGAAGCCCAGCATCGCTCGTTCGTGGGGCTCGACCCGCTACCCATCTGCCACGGCCTCACGGTGGGCGAGCTGGCCCGGATGCTGAATGGCGAAAAGTGGCTGGCTGGCGGTCGGCAGTGCCGCCTCACGGTGGTGCCCGTGGCGGGCGGCTACACCCACGCCACGCCCTACCCCCTGCCGGTGCGGCCCTCGCCCAACCTGCCCACGGCGCGGGCCGTAGCGCTGTACCCGAGCATTTGTTTATTTGAGGGTACTAATGTGAGCGTGGGGCGCGGCACCGACCAGCCGTTTGAGGTAATCGGCGCGCCCAGCCAGCCAGCGGCGCGGCCTTATCAGTTTACGCCCCAGCCCAACGCCGGCTCCCCTACCCCCCCCCTCAACGGCCAGCGCTGCTACGGCCTCGACCTGCGCCAGCCCGCGCCCGGCGCGCCCAGCGAGTTTTTCACGCTGCGCTATCTGCTTGATTTTTACCAGCAAAGCGCCGACAAGCCACACTTTTTCACGAAGTATTTCGAGCAGCTGGCCGGCACCGACTCCCTGCGGGCCCAGGTTATCGCGGGTCGCTCCGAGGCCAGTATCCGCGCCAGCTGGGAGCCGCGGCTGGGCGAGTATAAAGCCTTGCGCAAGAAGTATTTGTTGTATCCAGATAAGTAG
- a CDS encoding ABC transporter permease — protein sequence MNTARYISRRMDGADTGSFTHSVTRIATVSIALGIAVMIVSFSILHGFREQIQQKIFSFGAHLQLSRYDTNNSLEVAPISEPELRRVLARYPQVASVQPFARKTAIIKTPDEVLGVVLKGVSERHGLSAMRQNMVAGRFITFADSAASDDIVISRKIADKLRLSVGSPAVFYFIQQPPRVRKFRVAGIYQTGLDEFDEVYVLGDLRQVQELNAWPDSLVGGLEVRLRDFSALNHTFDQFYEQLPYEVRIEKITDQYQQLFDWLGLLNRNVIIFLILIIFVATFNMVATIFIMILERTKMIGILKAIGATDNQIREMFFFRGLAITVRGLIIGNVFALAFCWLQYHFRIIPLDPENYYMDRVPIAWDLGVLLLLNAATLGASILSVVIPTYLIARIKPMVAIRFD from the coding sequence GTGAACACCGCCCGCTACATATCGCGCCGCATGGATGGGGCCGACACCGGCTCCTTTACCCACTCCGTTACGCGCATCGCTACCGTTAGCATTGCCCTGGGCATTGCCGTGATGATAGTCTCGTTTTCGATTTTACACGGCTTTCGGGAGCAAATTCAGCAAAAGATATTCTCCTTCGGGGCGCACTTGCAGCTCTCGCGCTACGATACCAACAACTCGCTCGAAGTGGCCCCCATTTCCGAGCCCGAGCTGCGGCGCGTGCTGGCCCGCTACCCCCAAGTGGCTTCGGTGCAACCCTTTGCCCGCAAAACGGCCATCATCAAAACCCCCGACGAGGTGCTGGGCGTGGTGCTCAAGGGCGTGAGCGAGCGGCACGGCCTCAGCGCCATGCGCCAGAATATGGTGGCCGGCCGGTTCATCACCTTCGCCGACTCGGCGGCCAGCGACGACATCGTGATTTCGCGCAAAATCGCCGATAAGCTGCGTTTAAGCGTGGGTAGCCCGGCGGTATTCTACTTTATTCAGCAGCCGCCGCGGGTGCGTAAGTTTCGGGTAGCGGGCATTTATCAGACCGGCCTCGATGAGTTTGATGAGGTGTACGTGCTCGGCGATTTGCGCCAGGTGCAGGAGCTGAACGCCTGGCCCGACTCCCTGGTGGGCGGCCTCGAAGTGCGCCTGCGCGACTTCAGCGCCCTCAACCACACCTTCGACCAGTTTTATGAGCAGCTGCCCTACGAGGTGCGTATCGAGAAGATAACCGACCAGTACCAGCAGCTGTTCGACTGGCTGGGCCTGCTCAACCGCAACGTTATTATCTTCCTGATTCTGATAATCTTCGTGGCCACGTTCAACATGGTGGCCACCATTTTCATCATGATTTTGGAGCGCACCAAGATGATTGGCATTCTGAAAGCTATTGGGGCGACCGACAACCAGATTCGGGAGATGTTTTTTTTCCGGGGCCTGGCTATCACGGTGCGGGGGCTGATTATCGGCAACGTGTTCGCGCTGGCCTTCTGCTGGTTGCAGTATCACTTTCGCATCATCCCCCTCGACCCCGAAAACTACTACATGGACCGCGTACCCATTGCCTGGGACCTTGGCGTACTGCTGCTGCTCAACGCCGCCACCCTGGGCGCGTCCATCTTGTCGGTAGTGATTCCTACCTACCTGATTGCCCGCATCAAGCCGATGGTCGCCATCCGGTTCGATTAG
- a CDS encoding Kelch repeat-containing protein has protein sequence MKNLVLRASRLVLALTLLGSLGLASCHKDDTTTTLGNWTQASTFAGSQRSNAVSFVINNVAYVGTGIDMNAKKYNDFYSLDPAAGGWNKVTPMPAAAGVRYNAVAFSAAGKGYVGTGYDGTNPLSDFWQFDPAVNTITPTVTGTAPNTVTTNVTTVGSWTRVADFPTPNGSGRYGAVAASINDMGYVGTGYDGNNENDFYKYDPTQNTWTGLTAGFPGTKRIGAVAFVINGQMYMGTGINNNLYSPDFWSYNPAGNGGAGKWSQLNNLQNISNSTTSYDYSAVARAYASSFVIGNLGYVTLGSNSAVRTDCYAYDPTMDIWTVTNPFTFTGGGGVGRNSAVSFGIGNYGYVGTGGSGSSRFDDFWKFDPSAAQQ, from the coding sequence ATGAAAAACCTCGTTCTACGAGCAAGCCGGCTGGTGCTGGCACTAACGCTACTAGGCAGCCTGGGCTTGGCCAGCTGCCACAAAGACGATACCACCACTACGCTGGGCAACTGGACGCAAGCCAGCACTTTCGCTGGCTCTCAGCGCAGCAACGCCGTCAGCTTTGTCATCAATAACGTGGCTTACGTGGGCACCGGTATTGATATGAATGCTAAGAAGTACAATGATTTCTACTCCCTGGACCCTGCTGCCGGTGGCTGGAACAAGGTGACTCCGATGCCCGCTGCCGCCGGCGTGCGCTACAATGCCGTGGCCTTCTCGGCCGCCGGCAAGGGGTATGTGGGTACGGGCTACGACGGCACGAACCCGCTGAGCGACTTCTGGCAATTCGACCCGGCCGTAAATACTATCACGCCCACCGTCACGGGCACGGCCCCGAACACGGTGACGACGAATGTGACCACGGTTGGTAGCTGGACGCGAGTAGCTGACTTCCCGACCCCGAACGGCTCGGGTCGCTACGGCGCGGTGGCCGCCAGCATCAACGATATGGGCTACGTGGGCACGGGCTACGACGGCAACAACGAGAACGATTTCTATAAGTACGACCCTACCCAAAATACCTGGACGGGGTTAACTGCTGGGTTCCCCGGTACAAAGCGCATTGGGGCCGTAGCCTTCGTTATTAACGGCCAGATGTACATGGGCACGGGCATTAACAATAACCTCTACAGCCCCGATTTCTGGTCGTACAACCCGGCCGGTAATGGCGGTGCTGGCAAGTGGTCTCAGCTGAATAACCTGCAAAACATTAGTAACTCGACCACTTCGTATGATTACAGCGCCGTGGCCCGCGCCTACGCTTCCTCGTTCGTAATTGGAAACTTGGGCTACGTGACGTTGGGTAGCAATAGCGCCGTGCGCACCGATTGCTACGCCTACGACCCTACTATGGATATCTGGACGGTAACCAACCCCTTCACCTTCACGGGTGGTGGCGGCGTCGGGCGCAACTCGGCCGTGTCGTTTGGCATTGGTAATTATGGCTACGTGGGTACGGGTGGTAGCGGTAGCTCTCGCTTCGATGATTTCTGGAAATTTGACCCCAGTGCAGCACAGCAGTAA
- a CDS encoding DUF4270 family protein, translated as MQHSSKVPAGSGRPRPWLRLPYALLLVLGLLAVGCKKDVSSIGVGLPDAQTNTGAYLIDTLTIRASTVLRDSVVTSGSDYLLVGRYSDPLLGTLTAKSFFRLGLMGAFQPDPTFVYDSLTLTLKPDTYRYGDTTKTQTLFEVHRLIDQLSDIKPLFAAPRFTPVNYDSTTLLNKGAAPVRRARPNADIIRLPLNDDFGRDLLAKAQAGQLATQDAFVAYLPGLVLTTAAADNAAIVRMSASAAGSAMILYYHDPTNPTAVLSTSFTPAARHFYQIKANRSTAGTPNLPKLSLQGISSTLTGEQTFVEGALGLQTRLEFPYLTDVQQFGQNITVTSATALTALVPPGSITPFAPLPPNLTIYFTDASNHPINIYLNSGIDATGKQVVGVPSLTGISAQTNIEQSVYSWPMAAYCQAVINRNIPNNGLLLSSVTSTLPNRVVLGGPRNTQNKLKLRLYFITAN; from the coding sequence GTGCAGCACAGCAGTAAGGTGCCGGCCGGTTCCGGCCGGCCGCGCCCCTGGCTTCGCCTGCCCTACGCGCTACTACTGGTGCTGGGGCTGCTGGCCGTGGGCTGTAAAAAGGATGTGTCCAGCATTGGCGTGGGCCTGCCTGACGCCCAGACTAACACAGGGGCGTACCTAATTGATACGTTGACGATTCGCGCTTCCACCGTGCTGCGCGACTCGGTGGTAACGTCGGGCTCGGACTACCTGCTGGTAGGCCGCTACTCCGACCCCCTACTGGGCACGCTCACAGCTAAGAGCTTTTTCCGGCTGGGCCTGATGGGTGCCTTTCAGCCCGACCCGACCTTCGTGTACGACTCGCTCACGCTGACGCTTAAGCCGGATACTTACCGCTACGGCGATACGACCAAGACGCAGACGCTGTTTGAGGTGCACCGGCTTATTGACCAGCTTTCGGACATCAAGCCGCTGTTTGCCGCGCCCCGGTTCACACCCGTCAACTACGACTCTACCACGCTGCTCAATAAAGGGGCAGCCCCCGTGCGCCGCGCCCGGCCAAACGCGGATATCATACGCCTGCCCTTGAATGATGATTTTGGCCGCGACCTGTTGGCCAAAGCGCAGGCTGGCCAGTTGGCTACCCAGGATGCCTTCGTGGCCTACCTGCCGGGCCTGGTGCTAACGACCGCTGCCGCCGACAACGCGGCCATTGTGCGCATGAGCGCTTCGGCCGCTGGGTCGGCGATGATTCTGTACTACCATGACCCCACCAACCCGACCGCCGTGCTTAGCACCTCGTTTACCCCGGCGGCTCGGCACTTCTATCAGATAAAAGCTAACCGGAGTACTGCCGGTACGCCCAACCTACCCAAGTTATCGCTGCAAGGCATTAGCTCGACGCTTACTGGTGAGCAAACGTTCGTGGAAGGCGCGCTGGGGCTGCAAACCCGCCTGGAGTTTCCATATCTGACTGATGTGCAGCAGTTTGGTCAGAATATTACGGTTACCAGCGCGACGGCCCTCACCGCCCTCGTTCCCCCAGGTAGCATCACTCCCTTCGCCCCGCTGCCGCCTAACCTGACAATTTATTTCACCGACGCCAGTAATCATCCTATAAATATTTACCTGAATTCAGGAATCGATGCCACTGGGAAGCAAGTGGTTGGCGTACCCTCCTTAACGGGTATTTCGGCCCAGACCAACATCGAGCAAAGCGTTTATTCCTGGCCGATGGCTGCCTATTGCCAGGCCGTTATCAACCGCAACATCCCGAACAATGGGTTATTGCTGTCGTCGGTCACATCAACGTTACCCAACCGGGTAGTGCTCGGTGGCCCGCGCAATACCCAGAATAAGCTAAAGCTGCGGCTGTACTTTATCACAGCTAATTAA